A genomic region of Bernardetia sp. ABR2-2B contains the following coding sequences:
- a CDS encoding two-component regulator propeller domain-containing protein → MQFFSSKKRNSKLFYSNKIFAFLSTFLFLLLFVVYFSTSFAQSIRFSAITTSEGLSQNNITALIQDKQGFLWIGTPDGLHRYDGYSLVDYKHLPNDSTSLTNNSIKALCEDKKGNIWVGTEEGISKWIRNENTFEQVQFGETGAIPHTQINNLFRDNKDNIWVGSKEGLSFYQEKKNEWIHFAANNQKLAILKDLPISAITQDTKGAIWIGSDSLGLYRIALAQTNEQVRHFDTDNGLLDNHITSLAVDATASVVWIGTKSGLQALHLDKLSSQKQTEKQNDDSFTSFVHKTNDENSISENHITGLLVDKAGTLWIGTASQGLNKYLNEKSGFLRFQKDVYNPFSLSDNAGIKVLFQDRTGVFWFGTEQGGLNKYDPQKVKFRLYRSVNDIRKNGIQDNNITCFYKDDEGKTWIGTKKAGIFRYNPNIANGWFTQYSRYSHAMPSDDVTGITQDLYGTTWCSTRDRGVGRFSYKNGKLTIIQYKKHWEGLPSSRIAEIFTDKKGEIWVLTFEGDLCKYNRALNDFEVKIEGESKLSDNEIMLSAKSTDKNTIWVGTPTGAYLYDIATEKVILDKRKDLEVWVSAIEEVGDSSVWFSSSKGLIRYFPKQDSLSYFSRKDGLPTDMIYSVILGEDNNLWLSTNKGISRFSLETLRAKSYDETNGLQGQEFLAGSYYESEKGELFFGGKDGYNAFFPTEIKDDPLPPQLVFTEIEIFSKSLPFIDFITRVENPLDSYILTADSLTLDYEKTGFSLEFSALHFSDPKKNMYAYKMEGLDEEWTYVNSGRRFVNYPTLPYGNYIFRVKASNSDEVWNEDGIALYINVSTPVWERLWFRVLGVFFIVGIISTFYIARIKRSKNQQALLELQVKERTKELEEKNKNMTDSLRYAETIQKAILPTETELKEHLPEVFTVYEPLDIVSGDFYWFKNLGDIVYVAVADCTGHGVPGAFMSMIGSSLLSDMVQQNRTLKPCETLELLNTKIRTSLSQQDNRNTDGMDVCFCKINLKTHQVWFSGAKRPLYITKKDGIFKEVKGDRKSIGGRKRAKDEKVFTTTEIQLESGDMIYLTSDGYADQPNSNGKKIGSLQLQNVLKNIGSLPAQKQKQELTDMLLVHQGDTKQRDDIAIMGIRV, encoded by the coding sequence ATGCAATTTTTTTCCTCCAAAAAAAGGAACAGTAAATTATTTTATTCTAATAAAATATTTGCTTTCTTATCAACCTTCTTATTTTTACTACTTTTTGTAGTCTATTTTTCTACTTCTTTTGCTCAAAGCATTCGTTTTTCAGCAATAACAACATCAGAAGGTCTTTCACAAAACAATATTACAGCACTTATTCAAGATAAGCAAGGCTTCTTATGGATAGGAACTCCTGATGGTTTGCATAGATATGATGGCTATTCGTTGGTGGATTACAAACATCTACCTAATGATTCAACTTCTCTTACAAATAATTCTATCAAGGCACTTTGTGAAGATAAAAAAGGTAATATTTGGGTAGGAACAGAAGAAGGAATCAGTAAGTGGATTAGAAATGAAAATACCTTTGAGCAAGTTCAGTTTGGAGAAACTGGAGCTATCCCACACACGCAAATCAATAATCTATTTAGAGATAATAAAGACAATATTTGGGTAGGAAGTAAAGAAGGATTGAGTTTTTATCAAGAGAAAAAAAACGAATGGATACATTTTGCTGCTAATAATCAAAAGTTAGCCATTTTGAAAGATTTACCTATTTCTGCTATTACTCAAGATACTAAAGGTGCTATATGGATAGGTTCAGATTCACTTGGTTTGTACAGAATTGCACTAGCTCAAACCAACGAACAAGTAAGACATTTTGATACAGATAACGGACTTTTGGATAATCATATTACCTCATTGGCAGTAGATGCAACAGCAAGTGTAGTTTGGATAGGAACAAAAAGTGGCTTACAGGCTCTTCATTTAGATAAATTATCTAGTCAGAAACAAACTGAAAAACAGAATGATGATTCTTTTACTTCTTTTGTCCATAAAACGAATGATGAAAATTCTATTAGTGAAAATCACATCACAGGTCTTTTGGTAGATAAAGCAGGAACGCTTTGGATAGGAACTGCTTCACAAGGATTGAATAAATATTTGAATGAAAAATCGGGCTTTCTTCGTTTTCAAAAAGATGTTTATAACCCCTTTAGTTTGAGTGATAATGCAGGAATAAAAGTTCTTTTTCAAGACCGTACAGGAGTTTTTTGGTTTGGAACAGAACAAGGAGGACTGAATAAATATGACCCACAGAAAGTCAAATTTAGATTATATCGTTCGGTAAATGATATTCGTAAAAATGGAATTCAAGATAATAATATTACTTGCTTCTACAAAGATGATGAAGGAAAAACGTGGATAGGAACAAAAAAAGCAGGTATTTTTAGATATAACCCTAATATTGCAAACGGTTGGTTTACGCAATATTCTCGTTATTCACACGCAATGCCAAGTGATGATGTAACAGGAATTACACAAGACCTCTATGGAACGACGTGGTGTAGTACAAGAGATAGAGGAGTAGGGCGTTTTTCTTATAAAAATGGAAAACTGACTATTATTCAGTACAAAAAACACTGGGAAGGATTACCATCTAGTAGAATAGCAGAAATTTTCACAGACAAAAAAGGCGAAATTTGGGTACTTACTTTTGAAGGAGATTTATGTAAATATAATCGTGCCTTGAATGATTTCGAAGTGAAGATTGAAGGAGAATCAAAGCTATCAGATAATGAAATTATGCTTTCTGCAAAATCAACAGACAAAAATACAATTTGGGTAGGAACACCAACAGGAGCATATTTATATGATATTGCGACAGAGAAGGTTATTTTAGACAAACGAAAAGACCTTGAAGTTTGGGTAAGTGCTATCGAAGAGGTGGGCGATAGTAGTGTTTGGTTTAGTTCTAGCAAAGGTTTGATTCGTTATTTTCCAAAACAAGATTCATTAAGTTATTTCTCAAGAAAAGATGGACTACCTACTGATATGATTTATTCAGTCATTTTAGGGGAAGACAATAATCTATGGCTTTCTACAAATAAAGGTATTTCTCGTTTTTCTTTAGAAACATTGAGAGCAAAGTCTTATGATGAAACAAACGGTTTGCAAGGACAAGAATTTTTGGCTGGTTCGTATTATGAAAGTGAAAAAGGAGAGTTGTTTTTTGGTGGAAAAGATGGTTATAATGCTTTCTTTCCAACTGAAATTAAAGACGACCCTTTGCCTCCTCAACTTGTCTTTACAGAAATAGAAATTTTTTCTAAATCACTTCCTTTTATAGACTTTATTACTAGAGTTGAAAATCCATTGGATAGTTATATCTTGACGGCTGATAGTCTTACTTTAGATTATGAAAAAACAGGCTTTTCACTAGAATTTTCTGCATTACATTTTTCTGACCCAAAAAAGAATATGTATGCTTATAAAATGGAAGGACTAGATGAAGAATGGACGTATGTAAATTCTGGGCGTAGATTTGTCAATTATCCGACATTGCCGTATGGAAACTATATTTTTCGTGTAAAAGCATCTAACTCTGATGAGGTTTGGAATGAAGACGGAATTGCTCTGTATATAAATGTTTCGACACCTGTTTGGGAGCGTCTATGGTTTAGAGTGCTGGGAGTTTTTTTTATTGTAGGAATTATTTCTACTTTTTATATAGCTAGAATCAAAAGAAGTAAAAACCAACAGGCTTTATTAGAATTACAGGTAAAAGAACGCACAAAAGAATTAGAAGAAAAGAACAAAAATATGACGGATAGTTTGCGTTATGCCGAAACGATTCAGAAAGCTATTTTACCTACCGAAACAGAATTAAAGGAGCATTTGCCTGAAGTATTTACTGTTTATGAACCTTTAGATATTGTTTCTGGAGATTTTTATTGGTTCAAAAATTTGGGAGATATTGTGTATGTTGCTGTGGCAGACTGTACTGGACACGGAGTTCCAGGGGCGTTTATGTCTATGATTGGAAGTTCACTTTTGAGTGATATGGTACAACAAAACCGAACACTAAAACCTTGTGAAACACTTGAACTATTGAATACAAAAATCAGAACTTCTCTTTCTCAACAGGACAACAGAAATACGGATGGAATGGATGTTTGCTTCTGTAAAATCAATCTCAAAACACATCAAGTATGGTTTTCGGGAGCAAAAAGACCTCTTTATATTACTAAAAAAGATGGTATTTTTAAAGAAGTAAAAGGAGATAGAAAATCTATTGGAGGAAGAAAACGAGCAAAAGACGAAAAGGTGTTCACTACAACCGAAATTCAACTTGAAAGTGGAGATATGATTTATCTAACTTCTGATGGATATGCTGACCAACCCAATAGTAATGGTAAAAAAATTGGTAGTCTGCAATTACAAAATGTATTAAAAAATATTGGTTCACTACCTGCCCAAAAGCAAAAGCAAGAGCTTACAGATATGTTACTTGTTCATCAAGGAGATACAAAACAACGTGATGATATTGCTATTATGGGGATTCGTGTTTAG